In Streptomyces asoensis, a single genomic region encodes these proteins:
- a CDS encoding class F sortase — MVPRRRGRRPWHRTRAYRLTRTAVLTVVLVTVGVRCGGHDGPAVAARAGETASGGAHSGPPPGAGPDGRPAEKKASAAPAPPPRPLPRSPATTLRVPSLGIDAPIVPLRLGPGRHLGTPPLDRPSLVGWYAGGPTPGERGTAVVVGHRDTKTGPAVFAGLARVARGARIEARRADGRTAVYTVDRVRVFDKATFPDKEVYGPARRPELRVLTCGGLFRRATGYTSNVVVFAHLTATR; from the coding sequence ATGGTGCCGCGTAGGCGCGGACGCAGGCCCTGGCACCGGACCCGTGCCTACCGCCTCACCAGGACGGCCGTGCTCACGGTCGTCCTGGTGACGGTCGGCGTCCGGTGCGGGGGGCACGACGGCCCGGCCGTGGCGGCCCGCGCCGGGGAGACGGCGTCCGGCGGGGCGCACTCCGGCCCGCCCCCCGGGGCCGGCCCGGACGGTCGCCCGGCGGAGAAGAAGGCGTCCGCCGCTCCCGCGCCCCCGCCCCGCCCGCTGCCACGGTCCCCGGCCACCACCCTGCGCGTGCCGTCCCTGGGTATCGACGCGCCGATCGTGCCGCTGCGGCTCGGTCCCGGCCGGCACCTCGGGACACCTCCGCTGGACCGGCCCTCACTGGTCGGCTGGTACGCGGGCGGTCCCACGCCGGGGGAGCGGGGCACGGCCGTCGTCGTCGGCCACCGCGACACCAAGACCGGCCCTGCGGTTTTCGCCGGACTCGCGCGCGTGGCCCGGGGCGCCCGGATCGAGGCCCGGCGCGCCGACGGCCGCACCGCCGTCTACACCGTGGACCGGGTGCGCGTCTTCGACAAGGCCACCTTCCCCGACAAGGAGGTGTACGGGCCGGCCCGCCGCCCCGAACTGCGCGTCCTCACCTGCGGAGGCCTCTTCCGGCGCGCGACCGGATACACCAGCAACGTCGTCGTCTTCGCGCATCTGACGGCGACCCGCTGA